One window of Aspergillus oryzae RIB40 DNA, chromosome 3 genomic DNA carries:
- a CDS encoding uncharacterized protein (predicted protein), with protein MSRTLLITGATGKQGGSVFNNLLSQDADFEILAVTGDAQSNSAQKLLKKSSKIKLVEGNLDHPEDIFRQAQKVTTYVQTPVPGLFKEDSEERQDKALVDAALNNNVKFFVYTSVDRGDMQWVILRPVAFLNNFTPDFFGSVFTTSWKIVLRGKPLQLISVTDIGFFGAQAFLHPDEYKYRALSLTGDELSYDEMARIFKRVTGKDVPLTYGFLTRLLMWAFKELGVMFRWFHDSGYKADVRALRKLHPGLKNFES; from the exons atgtCGAGGACGCTTCTAATTACCGGTGCTACCGGGAAACAAGGAGGCAGTGTATTCAATAACCTCCTCAGCCAGGACGCGGATTTCGAGATTCTTGCGGTAACCGGAGATGCCCAGTCAAACAGTGCTCAAAAGCTACTCAAGAAGTCGTCGAAGATCAAACTGGTGGAAGGCAATCTCGATCACCCGGAGGATATCTTCAGGCAAGCCCAAAAGGTCACTACGTA CGTACAG ACACCTGTCCCAGGACTCTTCAAGGAGGATTccgaagaaagacaagacaaaGCACTTGTCGACGCAGCTCTCAACAACAATGTGAAGTTCTTCGTATATACGTCGGTCGATCGCGGTG ATATGCAATGGGTGATCTTACGCCCCGTGGCATTCCTCAACAACTTCACGCCTGATTTCTTTGGATCCGTGTTCACGACTAGTTGGAAGATCGTTCTTCGCGGGAAGCCATTACAGCTGATATCTGTCACGGATATTGGGTTCTTTGGTGCGCAAGCATTTTTGCACCCGGATGAGTACAAGTATAGAGCTCTTTCTTTGACAGGCGATGAGCTATCATATGATGAAATGGCGAGGATCTTCAAGAGGGTCACTGGGAAGGATGTCCCTCTTACTTACGGGTTCCTTACTCGATTGTTGATGTGGGCGTTTAAGGAATTGGGGGTTATGTTTCGATGGTTTCATGACTCGGGGTATAAAGCCGATGTTCGAGCATTGCGAAAATTACATCCAGGTCTGAAGAACTTTGAGTCGTGA
- a CDS encoding uncharacterized protein (predicted protein) translates to MVQSAARASSGSSSREYGITFECAPPSAVRPGVPFTLPVIVAVRPVGAPRDSSVQQLVVNVSLRNESGTAACPGLTGTLTSSVRSRHGNTTTGFGRFNRLTIAQPGRYRLRVMLGAASANGVTTRDYIDSGVIEVHAGAPAAQRPTPSQVTKLQSLIPENIDLSASDIAAWQQA, encoded by the exons ATGGTCCAAAGCGCTGCAAGAGCCAGCTCCGGTAGTTCCAGCCGTGAATACGGCATCACATTCGAATGTGCGCCTCCCTCAGCCGTTCGTCCCGGAGTTCCCTTCACCCTACCGGTGATCGTTGCGGTTCGACCTGTCGGCGCTCCCCGAGACAGTTCTGTGCAGCAGCTGGTAGTGAATGTGTCGCTACGAAACGAGTCAGGAACCGCAGCTTGTCCTGGGCTGACCGGCACATTGACGTCGAGTGTGCGCAGCCGTCATGGAAACACTACGACTGGGTTTGGAAGATTCAACCGGCTCACCATTGCGCAGCCAGGACGATATCGGCTGCGAGTAATGCTGGGCGCTGCGTCTGCCAACGGAGTGACGACACGAGATTATATCGACTCGGGTGTCATTGAGGTTCATGCTGGTGCTCCGGCAGCTCAGAGGCCTA CTCCATCGCAGGTCACCAAACTGCAAAGCCTCATCCCAGAGAACATTGACCTGTCGGCAAGTGATATTGCAGCCTGGCAGCAAGCTTAA
- a CDS encoding mitochondrial 54S ribosomal protein mL60 (predicted protein) — protein sequence MFKATSPLFSGLLWKIPWRISQPQKARQRKRLRSVDNVVDTISAALARNGLKARSVDRWYREMPREEEMLPKDKYTLFDKKEKTYRKGIHKLPKWTRVSQRVNPPGF from the exons ATGTTCAAAGCGACGTCTCCTCTCTTTTCGGGTCTTCTTTG GAAGATCCCATGGCGAATCTCGCAGCCCCAGAAGGCTCGCCAGAGGAAGCGCCTTCGCTCCGTTGATAATGTGGTAGACACCATCAGCGCCGCCCTTGCACGTAACGGCCTGAAGGCGCGATCCGTCGATCGGTGGTACCGGGAAATGCCTCgcgaggaggagatgctgcCAAAGGATAAATACACGCTGTTcgacaagaaggaaaagacgtACCGCAAGGGTATTCACA AGCTGCCGAAATGGACACGAGTCAGCCAGCGCGTGAACCCTCCCGGTTTCTAA
- a CDS encoding tafazzin (phosphate acyltransferase): MSGDRDSGATGECPSLPWRAMSSATIFGVAALCRSFFFQPYQRVRMYDAPQNGRGDLITRDKEEYTDRGRTSSMDDPIMWGFLPLRYNFGFSNWNRRWGFGSHDICFQGRPLSLFFTMGQVLPTHRLAHSPYGGVAQPAVTQAIRLLSKGPFPVNAHNARPERQHWSLQNVCVDPFSDLPMAYTTNGEDSHLAPSAFSCNSYAWVHIFPEGKIHQAPNKTMRYFKWGVARLILETNECPDVVPMWIEGFDQVMHESREFPRFLPRPGQDVSVTFGQKVDTDAVFGDMRRRWRDLKAKAESKAPETRDLPVGVLSDELLNGKEAVELRKEVTKRVRDLVLDVRRSRGLPDEDPKEGLVETWIQEGPKREGKMDDESWVRDI, from the exons ATGTCGGGCGATAGGGATTCCGGTGCAACAGGGGAATGTCCCTCCTTACCCTGGAGGGCCATGTCCTCCGCGACAATATTTGGTGTCGCTGCGCTATGTCGCTCTTTTTT TTTCCAACCATATCAGCGTGTACGTATGTACGATGCGCCTCAAAATGGCCGAGGCGACCTGATTACTCGCGACAAAGAAGAGTACACTGACCGTGGTCGAACGAGCAGTATGGATGATCCGATCATGTGGGGTTTCCTACCATTGCGATACAATTTTGGCTTCTCGAACTGGAACCGAAGATGGGGATTTGGCAGTCATGACATCTGCTTTCAGGGCAG GCCCTTGTCCCTGTTCTTCACCATGGGTCAGGTTCTGCCCACCCATCGACTTGCACACTCACCCTACGGTGGTGTCGCACAACCAGCCGTAACCCAGGCGATCCGATTGTTATCGAAAGGACCCTTCCCCGTTAACGCGCACAATGCCCGCCCCGAGCGACAACACTGGAGCCTACAAAACGTCTGCGTCGATCCATTTTCCGACCTTCCTATGGCGTACACAACTAACGGAGAGGATTCGCATCTGGCTCCGTCCGCATTCTCTTGCAACTCCTACGCCTGGGTTCATATTTTCCCGGAAGGCAAAATTCACCAGGCACCGAACAAGACAATGCGCTATTTCAAATGGGGCGTTGCTCGACTGATTCTAGAAACCAACGAATGCCCTGACGTCGTTCCTATGTGGATAGAAGGGTTCGACCAGGTCATGCACGAGAGTCGCGAGTTTCCACGGTTCCTTCCACGACCCGGGCAGGACGTTAGTGTCACTTTCGGACAAAAGGTTGATACTGACGCAGTATTCGGGGATATGAGGCGGCGATGGCGGGATTtgaaggccaaggccgaaTCGAAAGCTCCGGAGACTCGCGACCTCCCCGTCGGAGTGCTGAGCGACGAGCTTCTTAACGGAAAGGAGGCAGTTGAGCTGCGGAAAGAGGTTACAAAAAGGGTCAGGGACCTTGTGTTAGATGTAAGACGCTCGAGGGGGCTGCCCGATGAAGATCCAAAAGAAGGTCTGGTAGAGACCTGGATCCAAGAAGGACCCAAAcgggaaggaaagatggatgATGAATCTTGGGTTCGTGATATATGA
- a CDS encoding uncharacterized protein (predicted protein), whose translation MPKKHHRSNFTKPASTAHHTLASSGLRDDRFRSSSNEQPSVNDLINHLRRTQVTSSPSEDGTRAPFRTVAPRSVHPSLRNLLELPETPPPRPRPDAPRAGVGGRRLRRTAGPPPPESWLLGNYSLEISEEAGLEAGAAEAERIIYRLDRLPGTMFPQRTSLLHMLLKSMAMHWVWHLEYDGQFLALLPSHIKVLLLSYIAIHARDQPLRGMMHGLRPLIEKHRPEGDDISQDSDLEISRLDLSGALGRWMTWKQLTGELIVSAKPSTVQRTMKEPIPASWDDKLDEDDGPAIAGETIFPKAVTQGLRFENLRYLSLAHPIPSATNWNSLINLLSRLSTITHLSLAHWPVPTVTPNAVNSRVRHPTQRSLTFAYGGTDTYSSFENNWAEAAGILRRLCRATYCLKWLDLEGCGDWVPALNWDGVGPDGEAYASGPEWNGSWRDVEFVRLGPGWLPHIDDSELLPLPPSSSSGRTATASSSLALSPPVPRSLAFSMHAPSPDESTDSDALPWDVEVERVKYRREKELERYQEAVQAAKAVQQRVQRARKAGKGKWVHFSFGLEGLEEGVLRRLLGKEYLSLLP comes from the coding sequence ATGCCCAAAAAGCATCATAGGTCTAATTTCACCAAACCGGCTAGCACCGCTCACCATACTCTAGCTTCTTCTGGACTCCGAGATGACCGTTTCCGGTCGTCATCAAATGAGCAACCATCCGTCAACGACCTGATCAACCATCTCCGCCGTACTCAGGTAACCAGCTCTCCTTCCGAAGATGGCACCAGAGCTCCTTTCAGGACAGTCGCGCCGCGATCCGTCCATCCCTCGTTGCGGAACCTACTAGAGCTCCCCGAAACCCCGCCTCCCCGCCCTCGCCCGGATGCCCCCCGCGCCGGAGTTGGTGGGCGACGGCTGAGAAGGACCGCCGGACCACCGCCGCCTGAGAGCTGGCTGCTGGGAAACTATTCATTGGAGATTTCAGAGGAAGCTGGCTTGGAAGCTGGTGCCGCGGAAGCCGAGAGAATCATATATCGCCTCGATCGCCTCCCGGGGACAATGTTTCCACAGAGAACCTCCCTGCTACATATGCTGCTCAAATCTATGGCTATGCATTGGGTCTGGCATCTTGAATATGACGGGCAGTTTCTTGCACTCCTACCTAGTCATATCAAGGTGCTGCTACTCAGCTATATCGCCATCCACGCGAGAGACCAGCCGTTGCGGGGTATGATGCATGGCCTAAGACCGCTGATTGAGAAGCATCGGCCAGAAGGAGACGATATATCACAGGATAGTGATCTGGAGATAAGCCGTTTGGATTTAAGTGGTGCGCTTGGGCGCTGGATGACCTGGAAACAGCTCACTGGCGAATTGATCGTGTCCGCGAAACCTAGTACAGTGCAACGTACGATGAAAGAGCCCATTCCAGCGTCCTGGGATGATAAattggacgaggatgacggccCTGCTATCGCTGGAGAGACGATTTTTCCTAAAGCTGTTACTCAAGGACTACGCTTTGAGAACCTACGTTATCTCTCGCTAGCGCATCCAATCCCATCTGCTACGAATTGGAATTCgctcatcaacctcctctcTCGCCTTTCAACCATAACCCACTTATCGTTGGCACATTGGCCCGTCCCGACAGTCACACCGAACGCCGTTAACTCCCGTGTACGACATCCAACGCAAAGATCCCTAACCTTCGCCTACGGCGGTACAGACACATACTCCTCATTCGAGAACAACTGGGCCGAGGCAGCCGGTATCCTGCGGAGGCTCTGCCGCGCAACTTATTGTCTGAAATGGCTGGACCTCGAAGGTTGTGGTGACTGGGTCCCAGCACTCAATTGGGATGGCGTTGGTCCAGATGGTGAAGCGTACGCCTCCGGCCCAGAGTGGAATGGGTCATGGAGAGATGTCGAGTTTGTCCGTCTGGGTCCGGGATGGCTTCCCCATATTGATGATAGCGAGTTACTacctcttcccccttcttcttcttctggacgAACCGCTACTGCCTCTTCGTCTCTCGCATTGTCTCCTCCCGTCCCCCGTTCTCTAGCATTCTCTATGCATGCTCCATCTCCGGATGAGTCGACGGATTCTGATGCTCTCCCATGGGACGTCGAAGTGGAACGGGTCAAGTACCGTCGCGAGAAGGAGTTGGAACGATATCAGGAAGCCGTGCAAGCTGCGAAAGCAGTTCAGCAGCGGGTACAGCGGGCAAGGAAGGCGGGCAAGGGAAAGTGGgtacatttttctttcggcTTAGAAGGATTAGAAGAGGGGGTCCTTAGACGGTTGCTCGGGAAGGAGTATTTAAGTCTTCTACCTTGA
- the dbp9 gene encoding ATP-dependent DNA/RNA helicase (RNA helicase), with protein sequence MKRKLDANDVPSPEAADKKEKKEEDDADFESLNLDPRLRQALIKEKFTKPTLVQAKAIPLALEGKDILARAKTGSGKTAAYVLPILQTILQKKATDPSFKATTGLILVPTRELAEQVQNVVTTFAAFCGKDVRSVNLTQKVSDAVQRTMLADYPDLVVSTPARVVTNLGSSALSLENLTHLVIDEADLVLSYGYEEDINALAKAIPRGVQTFLMSATLTDEVDTLKGLFCRSPVTLKLEDKDDQGAGVSQFVVRCAEDEKFLLTYVIFKLQLIKGKVIIFVDDVDRCYRVKLFLEQFGIKSCVLNSELPINSRIHVVQEFNKGVYDILIAADEQEVIGARKSKKSKETEEAGSSDEDEGEPEDKSKRRKVSGKEKDYGISRGIDFQNVACVLNFDLPSTSKSYTHRIGRTGRAGKTGMALSFVIPKDQHGKHRPTSTATSKHDESVLAKIVKRQGKLGHEVKPYHFEMKQVEAFRYRMTDALRAVTRLAVQEARAREIRQELIKSEKLKRHFEENPEELRQLRHDDELRSARVQPHLKHIPEYLMPAKGKKGLSSGDVGFVSFRKQNENRIRKAREKNRGKGNGRKFAGVKKKVDPLKTFNRGRK encoded by the exons ATGAAGAGAAAGCTCGACGCAAACGATGTTCCCTCCCCGGAGGCCGcagacaaaaaggaaaagaaggaggaggacgacgcCGACTTCGAGAGCCTTAACTTGGATCCGCGATTGCGCCAAGCTCTGATCAAAGAGAAATTTACCAAGCCCACACTTGTTCAAGCGAAGGCGATTCCTTTGGCGCTGGAGGGCAAGGATATTTTGG CTCGTGCGAAGACCGGATCTGGCAAGACTGCCGCATATGTACTTCCCATCCTGCAGACTATTCTTCAGAAGAAAGCT ACCGATCCTTCATTTAAAGCGACCACAggcctcatcctcgtccCTACTCGAGAGCTTGCGGAACAGGTCCAGAATGTTGTTACCACTTTCGCTGCCTTTTGCGGAAAGGACGTGCGCTCGGTGAATCTGACACAAAAAGTCTCAGATGCAGTCCAGCGCACTATGCTGGCTGATTACCCCGACCTGGTTGTTTCGACGCCCGCTCGTGTTGTCACCAATCTCGGCAGCTCCGCTTTGTCCCTGGAGAACTTGACCCATCTTGTAATCGATGAGGCGGACCTGGTTCTGTCGTACGGATACGAGGAGGACATCAATGCTTTGGCAAAGGCTATTCCACGCGGTGTGCAGACTTTCCTCATGAGTGCTACACTCACTGACGAGGTGGATACCCTGAAGGGTTTGTTCTGTCGGAGTCCTGTAACCTTGAAATTAGAAGACAAGGATGACCAGGGTGCCGGTGTCAGTCAGTTTGTTGTCAG ATGTGCGGAGGACGAGAAATTCCTTCTAACCTATGTCATCTTCAAGCTTCAACTGATCAAAGGAAAGGTTATCATATTCGTGGACGATGTCGACCGTTGTTATCGTGTGAAGTTGTTCCTCGAACAATTCGGAATTAAGAGTTGCGTTCTGAACTCAGAATTGCCTATTAACTCCCGTATACACGTTGTACAGGAGTTCAACAAGGGTGTCTACGATATCCTCATCGCCGCAGACGAGCAAGAGGTAATAGGAGCCCggaagtcgaagaaatcgaaaGAAACCGAGGAGGCAGGCTCAagcgacgaggatgagggaGAGCCAGAAGATAAGTCTAAGCGCCGCAAGGTAtcagggaaagagaaggattaCGGAATTTCCCGCGGCATTGACTTCCAAAATGTTGCTTGCGTTCTGAACTTCGACCTTCCCTCCACTTCCAAATCCTACACACACCGAATCGGCCGTACCGGAAGAGCTGGCAAGACCGGCATGGCGCTATCATTCGTCATTCCCAAGGACCAACACGGAAAACACAGGCCCACCTCCACCGCAACCTCGAAGCATGATGAGTCCGTCCTCGCCAAGATCGTCAAGCGGCAAGGCAAGCTCGGCCACGAGGTGAAACCCTACCACTTCGAAATGAAGCAAGTCGAAGCCTTCCGGTATCGTATGACCGACGCTCTCCGTGCCGTAACACGACTCGCCGTGCAGGAAGCCCGAGCCCGAGAAATCCGTCAAGAGCTGATCAAGagcgagaagctcaagcgCCACTTCGAAGAAAACCCCGAAGAGCTGCGTCAGCTGCGCCACGATGACGAGCTGCGCTCCGCACGTGTCCAACCTCACCTCAAACACATCCCAGAGTACCTGATGCCCGCCAAGGGTAAGAAAGGTCTCTCCAGTGGAGACGTCGGCTTCGTGAGTTTCAGAAAACAAAACGAGAACCGCATCAGGAAAGCCAGAGAGAAGAATCGCGGTAAGGGCAATGGCCGGAAATTTGCCGgagtgaagaagaaggtagaTCCGTTGAAGACGTTTAACCGGGGCCGGAAGTAA
- a CDS encoding uncharacterized protein (predicted protein), whose amino-acid sequence MASERDPRREPNRRRQSGLSHEQVWQPDTPYLGRHVAKTLSARALPRSQPILPSPEYADFSRYHGSHTLPFGATNEQPPLPTTDNSFTRISPHLSHPGLPPMKRLMTVFAVVWHEGMGNAAPLKGGTKSLATKSLASDRELMTVGKFGTKIYTDIRRMVVFKEQAQCAWCFPVHTYGRLGVAKASVDPSKHAIIYMNGAQPKSGPNEPRMTKEPLEVTPEPYQKLHAMSRLNFGKIYTVEHNQKVLPVGKISEESMAKFHLYAKRETELGY is encoded by the exons ATGGCTTCCGAACGGGACCCAAGAAGAGAACCGAACCGCCGCCGTCAGAGTG GTCTTAGCCACGAGCAGGTATGGCAACCCGACACGCCTTACTTAGGTAGACATGTTGCTAAGACGCTTAGTGCTAGAGCACTACCTCGTTCCCAGCCAATACTACCTTCGCCCGAGTATGCAGATTTCTCGAGGTATCATGGTAGTCATACCCTGCCCTTCGGAGCCACTAATGAGCAGCCTCCACTGCCAAC AACGGACAATTCATTCACCAGAATATCCCCCCACCTGTCACATCCGGGCCTACCGCCAATGAAACGCTTGATGACC GTCTTTGCTGTCGTTTGGCACGAGGGTATGGGGAATGCAGCGCCACTAAAAGGAGGCACCAAAAGTCTTGCCACCAAAAGCCTTGCAAGCGATCGTGAATTGATGACTGTGGGAAAGTTCGGCACCAAGATCTACACGGACATCCGCCGCATGGTGGTCTTCAAGGAACAAGCTCAGTGTGCATGGTGCTT CCCGGTGCATACGTACGGTCGTCTGGGAGTCGCCAAAGCGAGTGTAGATCCCTCAAAACATGCAATCATCTATATGAACGGTGCACAACCGAAATCCGGTCCCAACGAGCCAAGAATGACAAAGGAACCCCTAGAGGTAACCCCTGAGCCGTATCAAAAACTACACGCGATGTCTCGATTGAATTTTGGCAAAATCTATACAGTCGAGCATAACCAAAAAGTTCTTCCAGTTGGGAAAATCAGCGAGGAATCCATGGCCAAATTCCATTTATATGCGAAAAGGGAAACTGAACTTGGGTATTAG
- a CDS encoding uncharacterized protein (predicted protein): MPGAATHPVGVPSPTSPESPHEVNSERGSEPFNFYQIASSLGYHVEAKESLSHPHEDSPIVNSPLNPSQNESSKDADAGFSLPGRSKDPQEHQIVSDGPDAALIAKILRANNRLLSLQNKVALKRSEVQELRTALRFKREEEADIRAEFIRHVTVAQGTLRNVQPLLQNNEALLSATGIYSDMEAEYNRAESELERDEYMLIKAMEEFARLSQDHHSLPSPDEPPFIDHDSLGDAISTISSAPEDPPDVVDYVSRVADVRMTQEHLIDLDREWLFIQEKKEERESMNIPMDDESIEFLRTYEEERREICDELFHLQLDMNQLRTVCFEKGHLTHEYIQGRDFVYELYPAAPTNQLEDPLKVSTEEDTSPFEPMEEKVSQTKFVNKWILHRLRQSTVEIGHLKSLPEIKSLCDQGYDDRKVSQLSLKQWFEDETTISPPPPPATSDMSVQEPGSVVRDTISGSHSV; this comes from the coding sequence ATGCCGGGAGCAGCCACGCATCCTGTTGGAGTGCCCTCACCGACTTCTCCAGAGAGTCCACATGAAGTGAATTCGGAAAGAGGATCTGAGCCATTTAATTTTTACCAAATTGCTTCCTCTCTCGGCTACCATGTTGAAGCTAAGGAATCCCTGTCCCATCCTCATGAGGACTCACCTATTGTCAATTCCCCCTTGAATCCGTCTCAAAATGAATCTAGTAAGGACGCCGATGCTGGTTTTTCACTCCCGGGCAGATCTAAAGACCCACAGGAACACCAGATTGTGTCAGATGGTCCCGATGCTGCGCTCATCGCTAAGATATTGCGCGCCAACAATAGATTACTATCCCTGCAGAACAAGGTTGCCTTGAAAAGATCCGAGGTACAAGAGCTACGCACGGCCCTAAGGTtcaaaagggaagaagaagccgatATCAGAGCGGAGTTTATTAGACATGTTACCGTGGCACAAGGCACCTTGAGAAACGTCCAGCCCTTGCTTCAGAACAATgaggctcttctttccgcCACTGGGATATACTCGGATATGGAAGCAGAATACAACAGGGCAGAAAGTGAACTGGAACGGGATGAGTACATGCTTATCAAGGCAATGGAAGAATTTGCCCGTTTATCGCAGGATCACCACTCCCTTCCATCGCCCGATGAGCCGCCCTTCATTGATCATGATAGTTTGGGTGATGCGATATCGACTATCAGCTCAGCTCCGGAAGATCCTCCCGATGTAGTGGATTATGTGTCCCGCGTAGCCGACGTACGCATGACCCAGGAGCACCTGATTGACCTAGACAGGGAGTGGCTCTTCatacaggagaagaaagaggaacgAGAGTCTATGAATATACCCATGGACGATGAATCTATCGAGTTTCTTCGCAcctatgaagaagaaaggagagagatttGCGATGAATTGTTCCATTTGCAACTGGATATGAATCAGCTACGGACAGTTTGTTTCGAAAAAGGGCATCTGACACATGAGTACATCCAGGGCCGTGACTTTGTGTATGAACTTTATCCAGCTGCTCCTACCAACCAACTGGAGGATCCGCTGAAGGTGTCTACGGAAGAGGATACGTCCCCTTTTGAGCctatggaagagaaggtcaGCCAGACTAAGTTCGTCAACAAATGGATCCTCCACCGGCTTCGGCAGTCAACTGTCGAGATTGGCCACCTCAAGTCCCTACCCGAGATCAAAAGTCTATGTGATCAGGGTTATGACGATCGAAAGGTCAGTCAGCTGTCCCTGAAACAGTGGTTTGAGGACGAGACCACCATATCACCCCCGCCGCCACCAGCAACCAGTGATATGAGCGTTCAGGAGCCTGGAAGCGTTGTCAGGGATACAATTTCTGGGAGCCATTCGGTTTGA
- a CDS encoding uncharacterized protein (predicted protein) yields MPPVIQAGDDFPSIPATDNNDMLSGIQPSPEVEALTDRSVIAPLAEKPHSLVARDNPKYIPGDGAVDPDKINMQGLLALFALIGAAFVLAAIWFFFWAKNGGFIWRKGDWEDYKSTVLRRKGPDGETLSNATKSTKLGGGSVVGKRYDEDGYTVSGYTDTATEITEKDGPRRKRGLKEKLLGKKHERYENEADEDVRAYRKEKPARIGGINADADGTYYGSDYDTSNPPSYYQQSEMSQVRDYAYEPSRQKSKRRDFSFTPGTEEVLSQPPTENHRIREPSTRRHNRRRERRHHAPPTSSSRQSSPRKRDRRSVPGHYTEPLDFSSAPSRSDYQYSNVDTEDTGTRSYHHPIPGLSKGYRRDGGRSRRRDSLSDSDGDETRYS; encoded by the coding sequence ATGCCTCCAGTTATACAAGCTGGGGATGACTTCCCCAGCATTCCAGCAACCGACAACAATGACATGCTCAGTGGAATCCAACCGTCACCAGAGGTCGAAGCCCTCACCGACCGATCAGTGATAGCGCCACTCGCGGAAAAGCCCCATTCCCTCGTGGCACGAGATAACCCGAAGTATATTCCAGGTGACGGTGCGGTAGACCCGGATAAGATCAACATGCAAGGTCTGCTGGCGCTTTTTGCCCTCATCGGAGCCGCCTTCGTTCTCGCCGCcatctggttcttcttctgggcCAAGAACGGTGGATTCATCTGGCGAAAGGGAGACTGGGAGGACTACAAGTCGACAGTTCTACGACGCAAGGGTCCCGACGGTGAAACCCTAAGTAATGCGACCAAGAGTACCAAGTTGGGCGGTGGCAGTGTCGTCGGCAAACGCTATGATGAGGACGGCTACACTGTCTCGGGATACACCGACACAGCGACCGAAATAACAGAGAAGGACGGACCGAGACGCAAGCGCGGACTAAAAGAGAAACTCCTTGGAAAGAAACACGAACGATATGAGAACGAGGCAGATGAGGACGTGCGCGCATACCGTAAAGAGAAGCCAGCTCGAATCGGCGGTATCAACGCCGATGCCGACGGCACCTACTACGGCAGTGACTACGACACTTCCAATCCACCCAGCTACTACCAGCAGAGCGAGATGAGCCAGGTTCGCGATTACGCCTACGAGCCGAGCCGTCAGAAGAGCAAGCGTCGTGATTTCTCTTTCACCCCGGGCACCGAAGAAGTCCTCAGCCAGCCTCCAACAGAAAATCACCGCATTCGCGAACCCTCTACTCGCCGCCATAATCGGCGTCGCGAACGACGCCACCATGCACCCCCGACATCGTCCTCGCGCCAGAGTAGCCCTCGCAAGCGTGACAGACGGTCTGTGCCGGGTCATTACACCGAACCGCTCGACTTTTCGTCCGCTCCCTCGCGCTCCGATTATCAGTACTCGAACGTTGATACGGAGGATACTGGAACCAGAAGCTACCATCACCCGATCCCCGGGTTGAGCAAGGGATACCGTCGTGATGGAGGACGGAGCCGTCGCCGCGACAGTCTTAGTGACAGTGACGGCGATGAAACTCGCTACTCGTGA